From a single Rosa rugosa chromosome 7, drRosRugo1.1, whole genome shotgun sequence genomic region:
- the LOC133723957 gene encoding LOW QUALITY PROTEIN: uncharacterized protein LOC133723957 (The sequence of the model RefSeq protein was modified relative to this genomic sequence to represent the inferred CDS: substituted 1 base at 1 genomic stop codon): MEKIASDLKVSELKQRSLGKAYETLHSQASSMLVLSIQWKDLQEHFDSTRNAIRTRFEELQEREKQLEAKESNLKSEMESKKDELFGVEKLIDEKVQEVIEIKRSIQKHSEEIEREEKRVLEVQKLVIDKERECRLIERRIQESGKKLSWVERRTEEKLNEVESKEKELNKYREDAKLKVEQLSVIDGAIVERNEIIESKEEKLSWIERSIEEKSKLANSKEEEVRVIQRSLNVYRESIKSKESDLDAILELIEGKKKEFDVKEEQIKTLQRLIEGCEKELKLKEEKLKEEKLKEETLKVKEYSLRNRQMEEWSCKLEFKEREVELKEKRLESKMEEFKKWVEERGXDLNSLSSELKVKECQLKQEAKELELTKKQCGVVAQVKIGPLEKTPANNAIVSSSASDQSNINITDGRSLQLFVYEHMKRNDSISKKISSFLQQKSSEPAKLVLDAMQGFYTSNLTVENKEFDLVLIRRTCILLLEELKRVSPQTNPEVREEAMKLATDWKAKMKVGSENWLEILGFLRLVTTYGLTSAYNEKELHSLLDIVAQHEQATELSRALATTDKAHANSNICSPMKIEKTKSPVAQNEATISSPNLQQATTTIDARNLQGFQNEQFREACDSADSALKSIIYDLIGKKRLIGAVGLIYTMKLFDKFPPVQILKEYVDNGKRCCRNRTKRKKSLDEKDMITDQHIADLRVVIQCIKDYNLESECPPEEIESQIAALEIVKERRRLASSSLVLKVEQQQKKVLKNVEVQEQQEQKASKGEQQEQQKEQKTSEAKLQEKVQQKASNKVEEQQQQQEKNASKVKQQEQQEQNASKVKQLQKKGNKRPNSTFAPRFDHQQQCKNKFQRTSILADRHPDHPDYPNPSSSTWTHESNGYREQFGTAVNKYEVHANYGHPVQFGTPADGSAIYAYGGQISE; the protein is encoded by the exons ATGGAGAAGATAGCATCCGATTTGAAAGTATCGGAGTTGAAGCAGAGGAGTCTAGGCAAGGCGTACGAGACCTTGCATTCCCAAGCGTCTTCCATGCTCGTTCTCAGCATTCAATGGAAGGACCTCCAGGAACACTTCGATTCGACCCGGAATGCGATCCGGACTCGTTTCGAAGAGCTTCAGGAACGAGAGAAGCAGTTGGAAGCCAAGGAGTCAAACTTGAAGTCGGAGATGGAATCCAAGAAGGACGAGTTGTTTGGAGTTGAGAAGCTGATTGATGAGAAAGTACAGGAGGTTATAGAAATAAAGAGATCGATTCAAAAGCACAGTGAGGAGATTGAACGTGAAGAGAAGAGAGTCTTGGAAGTACAGAAATTGGTTATAGACAAGGAGAGGGAGTGTAGATTGATCGAAAGACGGATTCAAGAGAGTGGGAAGAAACTGAGTTGGGTTGAGAGAAGAACtgaagagaaattgaatgagGTTGAGTCTAAGGAGAAGGAACTGAACAAGTACCGTGAGGATGCTAAGTTGAAAGTGGAGCAACTAAGTGTGATTGATGGGGCAATTGTGGAGCGTAACGAAATCATCGAGTCAAAAGAGGAGAAATTGAGTTGGATTGAGAGGAGTATTGAAGAGAAATCCAAGTTGGCCAACTCTAAGGAGGAGGAAGTGAGAGTGATACAACGGTCGTTGAATGTATACCGTGAGAGTATTAAGTCAAAAGAGAGTGACTTAGATGCGATTCTTGAGTTGATtgaagggaagaagaaagaatttgaTGTGAAAGAAGAGCAAATTAAAACGTTGCAGAGATTGATTGAGGGATGTGAGAAagagctcaaattgaaagaggaGAAATTAAAAGAGGAGAAATTGAAGGAGGAAACACTGAAAGTGAAAGAGTACAGTTTGCGAAATAGACAAATGGAGGAGTGGTCCTGCAAGCTTGAATTTAAAGAGAGGGAAGTTGAATTGAAAGAGAAACGATTAGAGTCAAAAATGGAGGAATTTAAAAAATGGGTTGAAGAGCGCGGATAGGATTTGAATTCACTCTCCTCGGAACTGAAAGTTAAAGAGTGTCAACTTAAACAGGAGGCCAAAGAGCTTGAGTTGACTAAGAAACAATGTGGTGTTGTTGCTCAAGTGAAGATTGGGCCATTGGAAAAGACTCCAGCTAACAATGCCATTGTTTCTTCATCTGCAAGTGATCAATCCAACATCAATATTACCGATGGTAGAAGTTTGCAGTTGTTCGTGTATGAGCATATGAAGAGAAACGATTCAATAAGCAAAAAGATCTCATCCTTTCTCCAACAAAAGTCATCAGAACCAgcaaaattggttttggatgcaaTGCAAGGGTTTTACACTTCAAATTTGACTGTTGAGAACAAGGAGTTTGATTTGGTGCTTATTAGAAGGACATGCATTCTTTTGTTGGAAGAATTAAAGAGAGTCTCACCCCAAACTAATCCAGAGGTCAGAGAAGAAGCAATGAAGTTGGCCACTGATTGGAAGGCTAAGATGAAAGTGGGGAGTGAGAACTGGTTGGAGATTTTGGGTTTTTTGCGGCTTGTTACTACTTATGGATTGACCTCTGCTTATAATGAGAAGGAGCTTCACAGTCTTCTTGATATAGTTGCTCAGCATGAACAAGCAACAGAATTATCACGGGCCCTTGCTACCACAGATAAGGCACATG CAAATAGCAACATCTGTTCTcctatgaaaattgaaaaaacaaaatctcCAGTAGCCCAAAATGAAGCAACCATCTCTTCTCCAAATCTTCAGCAAGCTACCACCACTATTGACGCAAGGAACTTGCAGGGGTTTCAAAATGAGCAGTTTCGTGAAGCCTGTGATTCTGCTGATTCTGCTTTGAAAAGTATTATTTATGATCTTATTGGAAAGAAGAGACTGATTGGGGCTGTTGGGTTGATTTACACCATGAAGTTATTTGACAAGTTTCCCCCAGTACAAATCTTAAAAGAATATGTTGATAATGGAAAGAGGTGCTGCAGGAATAGAACCAAGAGAAAGAAATCGCTGGATGAAAAG gATATGATTACAGACCAGCATATAGCAGATCTACGAGTTGTTATTCAATGTATCAAAGATTACAACCTCGAGTCTGAATGTCCACCTGAAGAAATTGAATCACAAATTGCTGCGCTTGAAATTGTTAAGGAGCGGAGACGTTTAGCGTCATCTTCTCTTGTTTTGAAGGTTGAACAGCAACAGAAAAAGGTGCTGAAAAATGTTGAAGTACAAGAACAACAAGAGCAGAAAGCCTCCAAGGGTGAACAACAAGAACAgcaaaaagaacagaaaaccTCTGAGGCTAAACTACAAGAAAAAGTACAGCAGAAAGCCTCCAATAAGGTTGAagaacaacaacagcaacaagaGAAAAACGCCTCCAAGGTTAAACAGCAAGAACAACAAGAGCAGAATGCCTCCAAAGTTAAACAACTGCAGAAAAAAGGGAATAAACGTCCAAACAGCACATTTGCCCCCAGGTTTGATCACCAACAGCagtgtaaaaataaatttcaaAGAACATCTATATTAGCTGATAGACACCCGGACCACCCTGACTATCCGAATCCAAGTTCATCAACTTGGACACATGAAAGTAATGGATACCGTGAACAGTTTGGTACTGCCGTCAACAAGTATGAAGTTCATGCTAATTATGGACATCCTGTGCAGTTTGGTACTCCTGCCGATGGTAGCGCTATTTATGCATACGGTGGACAAATCTCGGAATAA